From a single Gammaproteobacteria bacterium genomic region:
- a CDS encoding aminotransferase class V-fold PLP-dependent enzyme: protein MAGRNFLFIPGPTNVPERIANAMHVSQEDMRATDFPDFTLPLFEDLKKIFKSESGRVFIFPCSGTGAWEAAITNTLSPGDKVLMSGFGHFSNLWIDMCQRHGLDVQALEVDWGEGVPIERYADILKADRNKEIRGVFATHNETATGVTSDVAAVRRALDDADHPALLFVDGVSSIASIDFRMDEWGVDLAVSGSQKGFMLPTGLGIVCASPKAMAAMESAKLARTFFAFEDMLKTNDNGYFPYTPATIMMRGLRESVNMLLEEGLDSVFERHNRMATAVRKAVAAWGLRLVAKAPQWHSDTVSAIYVPEEFDGNEVVRHAYRHYNLALSVSLAKIAGRAFRIGHLGDLNELMILTPLVGAEMAMKDLGLPIELGSGVAAAQEYLRRTAVAVR, encoded by the coding sequence ATGGCAGGCAGAAATTTTCTTTTCATACCTGGCCCCACCAACGTTCCGGAGCGGATCGCAAATGCGATGCACGTGTCCCAGGAGGACATGCGCGCGACGGACTTTCCCGATTTCACGCTGCCCTTGTTCGAGGACCTGAAAAAGATCTTCAAGAGCGAAAGCGGCAGGGTGTTCATCTTCCCGTGTTCGGGCACGGGCGCCTGGGAGGCGGCCATCACCAACACCTTGTCCCCCGGAGACAAGGTGCTGATGTCGGGATTCGGGCATTTCAGCAATCTGTGGATCGATATGTGCCAGCGCCACGGCCTGGATGTACAGGCGCTGGAAGTGGACTGGGGAGAGGGGGTGCCCATCGAGCGGTACGCGGATATTCTCAAGGCGGACCGCAACAAGGAGATCAGGGGCGTCTTCGCCACCCATAACGAGACCGCGACGGGGGTAACCAGCGACGTGGCCGCCGTGCGCAGGGCCCTGGACGACGCGGACCACCCGGCGCTTTTATTCGTGGACGGCGTCAGTTCCATCGCCAGCATTGATTTCCGCATGGACGAATGGGGCGTGGATCTGGCCGTCAGCGGTTCTCAGAAGGGGTTCATGCTGCCCACCGGGCTTGGGATCGTCTGCGCCAGTCCGAAGGCCATGGCGGCGATGGAGTCGGCCAAACTGGCACGCACGTTCTTCGCTTTCGAGGACATGCTCAAGACCAACGACAACGGTTACTTTCCCTATACCCCCGCCACCATCATGATGCGCGGCCTGCGCGAATCCGTGAACATGCTGCTGGAAGAGGGTCTGGACAGCGTCTTCGAGCGCCACAACCGCATGGCCACCGCCGTGCGCAAAGCCGTGGCGGCCTGGGGGTTGCGCCTGGTGGCGAAGGCGCCTCAGTGGCATTCGGACACGGTCAGCGCCATCTACGTGCCGGAGGAGTTCGACGGCAACGAGGTGGTGCGCCACGCCTACCGGCATTACAACCTGGCGCTCAGCGTCAGCCTGGCGAAGATCGCCGGCAGGGCTTTCCGCATCGGCCATCTGGGAGACCTGAACGAACTGATGATCCTGACCCCGCTCGTCGGCGCCGAAATGGCGATGAAGGATCTGGGGCTGCCCATCGAGCTGGGCAGCGGCGTCGCAGCGGCGCAGGAATACCTGCGCCGCACGGCCGTGGCGGTGCGCTGA
- a CDS encoding CoA ester lyase yields MSFTQHPLRRVRLQRSELAVPGSNPGMFQKAAASDADYVFLDLEDAVAPAEKPQARRNVIQALNEIDWRESGKTVCVRVNGLDTPYMYRDVIDVLEQAGNRLDTILVPKVGVPGDIYMAECLVSQVESACGIERPVGLEALIETALGMANVEGIAACSNRLEALHFGVADYAASCRARTVNIGGLNPDYPGDQWHASLQRMLVACRAYGLRAIDGPFGDIRDPEGYRQAARRAATLGYEGKWAIHPSQIPLANEVMSPPAAEVERARRVIAALEEAARAGRGAAQVDGKMIDAASERMARNLVEQEDLSAGRARS; encoded by the coding sequence ATGAGTTTTACGCAGCATCCGTTGCGGCGCGTTCGCCTCCAGCGCAGCGAGCTGGCCGTGCCCGGGTCCAACCCCGGCATGTTCCAAAAGGCGGCGGCCAGCGACGCCGATTACGTATTCCTGGACCTGGAGGACGCGGTGGCGCCCGCGGAAAAGCCGCAGGCGCGGCGCAACGTAATCCAGGCATTGAACGAGATTGACTGGCGGGAGAGCGGCAAGACCGTTTGCGTGCGCGTCAACGGGCTGGATACCCCGTATATGTACCGGGATGTGATTGACGTGCTGGAGCAGGCGGGCAACCGGCTCGACACCATCCTCGTGCCCAAAGTCGGTGTCCCCGGAGACATCTACATGGCGGAGTGCCTGGTCAGCCAGGTGGAGAGCGCCTGCGGCATCGAGCGGCCGGTCGGCTTGGAGGCGCTGATCGAAACCGCGCTCGGCATGGCCAACGTCGAAGGGATCGCCGCTTGCAGCAACAGGCTGGAGGCGCTGCACTTCGGGGTCGCCGATTACGCGGCGAGTTGCCGGGCGCGCACGGTTAACATCGGCGGCCTGAACCCCGATTACCCAGGCGACCAGTGGCACGCCAGCTTGCAGCGCATGCTGGTGGCCTGCCGCGCCTACGGTCTGCGCGCCATTGACGGCCCCTTCGGAGACATTCGCGACCCGGAGGGGTACCGGCAGGCTGCCCGCAGGGCGGCCACCCTCGGCTACGAGGGCAAGTGGGCCATTCACCCGAGTCAGATTCCCCTCGCCAACGAGGTGATGTCGCCGCCCGCCGCGGAGGTGGAGAGGGCGCGGCGCGTCATCGCGGCACTTGAGGAGGCTGCCCGCGCCGGCCGGGGCGCCGCCCAGGTGGACGGCAAGATGATTGATGCGGCATCGGAGCGGATGGCGCGGAACCTGGTCGAGCAGGAAGATTTAAGCGCCGGCCGGGCGCGGTCGTAG
- a CDS encoding malate--CoA ligase subunit beta — MDIHEYQAKELLSSFGVPVPLGGLAYSPEQAVYQTRELGGDCWVVKAQIHSGARGKAGGIRVCRSDEEVWAATDDLLGKKIITGQTGAQGKVVHRTYIEVGMDIAREYYLGLVLDRSMERVVVVASAEGGMEIEEIASKRPDSIIRLAVEPAVGMQAFQARELAFSLGLDKSMSSQAVATFLGCYRAFRDLDATMVEINPLVVTADNRLFALDAKMSFDDNALFRRPNISELRDKSQEDPREMQAADRGLNYVGLEGHIGCIINGAGLAMATMDMIQHAGGEPANFLDIGGGASPERVSKAFRLVLSDDKVETILVNIFAGINRCDWVAEGIVQAVREANLNIPLVVRLSGTNVEKGKQILAESGLPFIMADTLAEAAGQAVAAWRAHDGGRRKS, encoded by the coding sequence ATGGATATTCACGAGTACCAGGCGAAAGAGCTGCTGTCCAGTTTCGGCGTGCCGGTGCCGCTGGGCGGGCTGGCATACAGTCCCGAACAGGCGGTGTATCAGACGCGGGAGCTGGGCGGCGATTGTTGGGTGGTGAAGGCGCAGATCCACTCGGGCGCCCGCGGCAAGGCCGGCGGCATCCGCGTGTGCAGGAGCGACGAGGAGGTCTGGGCCGCCACCGACGATCTGCTGGGTAAAAAGATCATTACCGGGCAGACCGGCGCGCAGGGAAAAGTCGTGCACCGCACCTACATCGAGGTGGGCATGGACATCGCCCGCGAATATTACCTGGGCCTGGTGCTGGACCGGAGCATGGAGCGGGTCGTTGTAGTGGCCTCCGCCGAGGGCGGTATGGAAATCGAGGAGATCGCCAGCAAGCGCCCCGACTCCATTATCCGGCTGGCGGTGGAGCCGGCGGTGGGTATGCAGGCATTTCAGGCGCGGGAGTTGGCCTTCAGTCTGGGCCTGGACAAGTCCATGAGCAGTCAGGCAGTGGCCACGTTCCTGGGCTGTTACCGCGCGTTCCGCGATCTGGATGCCACTATGGTGGAAATTAATCCGCTGGTGGTTACCGCGGACAATCGGCTGTTCGCCCTGGATGCCAAGATGTCCTTCGATGACAACGCCCTGTTCCGGCGTCCCAACATCTCGGAGTTGCGCGACAAGAGTCAGGAAGATCCCCGCGAGATGCAAGCGGCCGACCGGGGGCTGAACTACGTCGGCCTGGAGGGGCACATCGGCTGTATCATCAACGGGGCGGGTCTCGCCATGGCGACCATGGATATGATCCAGCATGCCGGCGGCGAACCGGCCAACTTTCTGGACATCGGCGGCGGCGCGTCTCCGGAACGGGTCAGCAAGGCGTTTCGCCTGGTGCTCTCCGACGACAAGGTCGAGACCATCCTGGTAAACATCTTTGCCGGGATCAACCGTTGCGACTGGGTGGCCGAGGGCATCGTACAGGCGGTCCGGGAAGCCAATTTGAATATCCCGCTGGTGGTGCGGCTGTCCGGTACCAACGTGGAGAAGGGCAAACAGATCCTCGCGGAGAGCGGGCTGCCCTTCATCATGGCCGACACGTTGGCGGAGGCGGCGGGCCAGGCGGTGGCGGCCTGGCGCGCGCATGACGGCGGGCGCCGGAAAAGTTGA
- the sucD gene encoding succinate--CoA ligase subunit alpha encodes MSILIDKDTRVIVQGFTGQIGTFHATEMIEYGTKVVGGVTPGKGGSIHLERPVFNTVKEAVAATGATASIVFVPASFAADSIMEAADAKLNYCVAITDGIPAHDMIRVKRYMMRYRRAEKMILTGPNCAGTISPGRAMLGIMPGHIYIPGPIGIVSRSGTLGYEAAAQMQALGLGVSTSVGIGGDPINGSSFRDMLELFEQDDETSAVVMIGEIGGPQEVEAAYFARDRMKKPVIGYIAGLTAPKGRRMGHAGAIISAFGESAAEKVEVLQECGVDVAPDPARIGETVAAVLKKQDISHPAAGAPSAE; translated from the coding sequence ATGTCAATCCTCATAGATAAGGATACGCGGGTCATCGTCCAGGGCTTCACGGGCCAGATCGGCACTTTCCACGCCACCGAGATGATCGAATACGGCACCAAGGTGGTCGGCGGCGTTACTCCTGGCAAGGGCGGCTCCATACACCTGGAGCGCCCGGTCTTCAATACGGTCAAAGAGGCCGTGGCGGCCACCGGGGCCACGGCCAGCATCGTTTTTGTGCCGGCGTCTTTCGCCGCCGACTCGATCATGGAGGCGGCGGACGCCAAGCTGAATTACTGCGTGGCGATCACCGACGGGATTCCCGCTCACGACATGATCCGGGTCAAGCGGTACATGATGCGCTACCGGAGAGCGGAGAAAATGATCCTCACCGGCCCCAACTGCGCCGGCACCATCAGCCCTGGCAGGGCCATGCTGGGCATTATGCCGGGACATATCTACATCCCCGGGCCCATTGGGATCGTCAGCCGCTCGGGGACCCTGGGCTACGAGGCGGCGGCGCAGATGCAGGCCCTCGGACTCGGGGTTTCCACCAGCGTCGGCATCGGCGGCGACCCCATCAACGGCAGTTCCTTCCGCGACATGCTGGAATTGTTCGAGCAGGACGACGAGACCAGCGCAGTCGTCATGATCGGCGAGATCGGCGGTCCGCAGGAGGTGGAGGCCGCCTATTTCGCGCGCGACCGCATGAAGAAGCCGGTGATCGGATATATCGCGGGTCTGACCGCTCCCAAGGGCCGCCGCATGGGCCATGCCGGGGCGATCATCTCGGCCTTCGGCGAGAGTGCGGCGGAGAAGGTCGAGGTGCTGCAGGAGTGCGGAGTGGATGTGGCCCCCGACCCTGCCCGGATCGGGGAGACAGTGGCCGCGGTCCTGAAAAAGCAAGATATTTCCCACCCCGCGGCGGGCGCGCCGAGCGCGGAATGA
- a CDS encoding D-glycerate dehydrogenase, whose product MSGKPRVAVTRRWPEQAEARLAELFDVQLNEDDHPMSTEELQEAMRTADAVFPTVSDRIDAAVLEAQPRRARILGNFGVGFNHIDLEAARQAGIVVTNTPEVLTECTADIAMILLLAVARRGGEGERQLRAGQWSGWRPTHLLGTRVSGKILGLVGFGRIAQAVARRAFFGFGMRILYYDPYMQESDAAREVQAVQISTLEELLAQPDFVSLHCPGGKETRHLLNGERLALLQPHAFLINTSRGDVVDEDALVMALQEGRIAGAGFDVYEQEPTVHPGLLQRENVVLLPHLGSASRETRVAMGMRAIENVQAFFAGQSPPDRIV is encoded by the coding sequence ATGAGCGGCAAGCCCCGCGTCGCAGTGACCCGCAGGTGGCCGGAGCAGGCCGAGGCCCGGCTTGCGGAGTTGTTCGACGTGCAACTCAACGAAGACGACCATCCCATGAGTACGGAGGAGTTGCAGGAGGCGATGCGCACCGCGGATGCCGTTTTCCCCACGGTATCCGACCGCATTGACGCCGCGGTCCTGGAGGCGCAGCCGCGGCGGGCGCGCATCCTTGGCAACTTCGGGGTGGGATTCAACCATATCGATCTCGAAGCGGCGCGCCAGGCCGGCATCGTGGTGACCAATACCCCCGAGGTGCTTACCGAATGCACGGCGGACATCGCCATGATCCTGCTGCTCGCGGTGGCGCGCCGCGGCGGCGAAGGCGAACGGCAGTTGCGCGCCGGCCAATGGTCTGGCTGGCGTCCCACCCACCTGCTCGGCACGCGGGTCAGCGGCAAGATCCTGGGCCTGGTCGGGTTCGGGCGCATCGCGCAAGCGGTCGCCAGGCGCGCCTTCTTTGGCTTCGGCATGCGCATTTTGTACTACGACCCTTATATGCAGGAATCGGATGCCGCCAGGGAAGTGCAGGCTGTGCAGATCTCCACTTTGGAGGAACTGCTTGCCCAGCCGGACTTCGTATCGCTACACTGCCCGGGCGGCAAAGAGACGCGCCACCTGCTCAATGGCGAGCGTCTGGCGTTGCTGCAGCCCCACGCCTTTCTGATCAATACCTCGCGCGGCGACGTGGTGGACGAGGACGCCCTGGTCATGGCGTTGCAGGAGGGCAGGATCGCGGGCGCCGGCTTCGACGTTTACGAACAGGAGCCGACGGTGCACCCGGGGCTGTTGCAGCGGGAGAACGTGGTGTTGCTGCCTCATCTCGGCAGCGCCTCGCGGGAGACCCGGGTCGCCATGGGGATGCGGGCGATCGAGAACGTGCAAGCCTTTTTCGCAGGCCAGTCGCCCCCGGACCGCATAGTGTGA